In the genome of Aequorivita sp. H23M31, the window TCAAATACTCTTGAAGACTTACATAATGCTATTACCCAAGCTTTTGGCTTTGACGGGCAGGAAATGGCTTCTTTTTATAAAAGCAATGAATTCTGGGAAGAAGGAGACGAAATTTGCCTATTCGACCTTGGGGATGAGCCCGGTCAGGTGCAGATTATGAGCGAAACCTTTATAGATGAAGTTGTCTCACGGGAAGAAACCAAAATGATATATATCTACGACTTTTTGAGTATGTGGACATTTATGGTGGAGCTTGCAGATATTTCGGAAATTGAGGACGGCATAATGTATCCCAATTTGATGTTCGCCCATGGCCAAATTCCATCTGAGGCTCCCGAAAAGGAATTTACTTCGGAAAGAATTGATTCTGATGATGACTTCGATAGCGATTTCAATGAAGAATTCGATCTGGACCCCGAGGATTACGACAGTTTGGGTTTTGATGAAAACTGGAACTGATAGCGGATAGGGGTTAATGGTTTAATAGTTAATAGTTAATTTGTACAGCCCTGAACTCATAATCTCAGAACTCACCACTCACCACTCACCACTCACCACTCATCTCCCATCACTCATAATTCATAATTCATAATTCACAATTAAAAAATGATAAACCTATTCGGTACCCATATAGCTTCTCTTTCAATTCATCGTGTTGGCAATAAAAGCCGGAACGAACCTATTTTTCTTTCTTCGGAACCTTATAAACTGGATGACGAGTTAAATCCCTTATTGAAGGAGTTCTTTTTAAAACCATTTCGAGAGAAAGAGGAAAATTATTTCTCATTTTATCACGATGCTGATTTGGAGTTTCATGAGCTTTATAATATATCCTCGGCTATTTTTGAAAATCCGGGAAAAATCCACGAGCTCTCCAAAAAGATTACCACGCATCTATTTAACCAATCTGAACATCCCCACATTAAAAATGGAGAAGTGTATGTGGCGTATCTCGAAAACGTTCAGTTGGACAACGTGAAAATGGATGCCATCGGAATTTTTAAAAGTGAACTGAAACAGGATTTCCTTCAGTTTTCAGAAAAAGAGAATCAATTGGATGCCATTTTGGAACACGGTGTGAACCTCAATAAACTGGATAAGGGATGTATCATTTTTAATTCGGATAAAGAGGAAGGTTATAAAATCCTTTCCGTTGATAGTAATCGTTATGATACTCGATATTGGCTGGAAAATTTCCTAGGAGTAGAGGCTCTGGCCGATGATAATTTTTATACCAAGAAATATCTGAAATTCTGTCAGGATTTTGCGAAGGATGTAGTACTTCCAGCAGAAGACAAAAAGCAGGAGGTTATGTTTATGAACAGGGCTGTAAACCATTTTGCGAAAAATGACAATTTTGAGGAAAGTGCGTTTATGAACGATGTTATCGATAACCCAGATTTGATTCCAGAATTCCATCACTATAAATCCGAAAAAGCACCTAAGTACAGTATTGAGGATTTAACCACATTTCCGATTGCAAACACTGCCGTAACCGCTGCACGGAAAAAGATAAAAAACGTAATCAATCTGGACACAAACATTCAGATAAAAATGGATTTTATCAATCCTGAAAGCGCTGAAAAATACATTGAAAAAGGTTGGGACGAGGAAAAAGAGATGTACTATTACTTAGTGTATTTCAACAAAGAGCAGAAAAGTTAGGCTTTATATAACTTATAGTAAATAATTGGTAATCAAAAAGGTACTATATTTATTTAGATTAGACTAAAATTTACTTTTTCGCGATTTGCGCATTTAAATGCATATTTTCTCCTAGCCAATACTATAGATAAAAAACCAATCCATTCTTGTATATTGCATTTGTAGAACCAGTGCTAAACTCCTTTATACAATGCAAAAACTTTTATTGATTATCCTATTTATTTCAGCAAACATCTCTGCCCAAGTGGTGGGAAAAGTAACTGATTTAAAGGGTGAACCACTTCCGTATGTCAATATTTATCTTCAAGATAGTTATAGAGGAACAACAACCAACGATGATGGTAATTATTCACTGAACATTTCGGAATATGGTGAATACCGAATAACTTTCCAATTTTTAGGGTATAAGTCCGTAACAGAAACAATTTCTCCTTCCTCCTTCCCTTATATTTTGAATGTTTCTCTTGTTGAGGAATCTACGAGCTTGGAAGAGGTTGTGCTGAATACCAAAGAAGATCCCGCTTACCGCATTATTAGGAACACTATTGCCCAACGAAAAGAAAATGTTGAAAAGTTAAGTGAATTTACCGCCGACTTTTATTCTCGTGGATTATGGCGAGTAAAAGATATTCCAAAAAAGATTTTCGGACAAGAGGTTGGTGATTTTGATGGCGCTCTGGATTCTACTCGTACAGGTATTGTATATCTTTCTGAAACTATTTCAGAAATAGCCTATCAAAAACCGGATAAATTCACCGAAAAAGTTATCGCCAGCAAAGTCAGCGGGAATGATAATGGATTTAGCTTTAACAGTGCCCAAAGCGCGGACCTTTCATTTTATGAGAACACCATGGAAATAAATGCCGCGCTTGTATCCCCCATTGCCAACAACGCATTGAGTTATTACACGTATAGGCTTGACGGAGTTTTTTATGAAGGTTCAAAACTTATAAACAAAATCAAGGTTATCCCCCGCAGGCCAAAGGATAGAGTTTGGAATGGGTTTATTTATATTGTCGAAGACGATTGGCAACTTTATGGAGTGGAGCTATCCACTACCGGTGAAGCGATTCAAGTTCCGTTTGTGGATAATTTGACCGTTAAACAAAATTATAAATACGATTCACAGAATAATTTTTGGGTGAAAATCTCACAGACCATCGATTTTGGTTTTGGGCTTTTGGGAATGAAAGGCGATGGCCAATTTATTGCTGTTTACTCCAATTACGATTTTAAGCCTGAGTTCACCAAAAAATATTTTACGAATGAAGTGCTTTCTTTTAAAGAAGGCGCAAACAAAAAAGATAGTCTTTTTTGGAAAGGAATCCGGCCTGTGCCTTTAACGAATGAGGAATTGAAGGATTATGTGAGAAGGGATAGCCTACAAGTATTACGACGTTCCAAACCATATATGGACTCGGTTGATGCCAAATCGAATAAGGTGGGGATTATGTCGCCCCTTACGGGTTATACCTATAGGAATTCCTTTCAGAAATGGTCGTTTGGTTATGATGGTGTGCTTACTAAAATCAATTTCAATACCGTTCAAGGTTGGAATGCCAACGCGGGATTGACCTATAGAAAATGGTATGATGAAAATCAAACCAATGTATTTGTGGCTTCCGTAAAAGCAGATTATGGTCTTGCTGAAGACAGGTTGCGTTTTGATGGTTATATACTTAGAAACTTTAATTGGAAGGACAAACTTCGCCTGTGGGTTATGGGCGGAAGCAGGGCGGTTCAATTTAATAGTAGCCAACCCATTTCTCCTTTCATCAATTCCATATCCACCTTATTTTTTGAAAGGAATTATATGAAATTGTATGAGTTGAATTATGGGCGTTTGGGTTACAGCCAAGAAATTTTCAACGGTCTTCATCTTACCGCTTCGTCGGGTTACGAAAATAGAAAACCATTATTCAACAATACGGATTACGTCACCATTCCCAATGATGATGTAAATTATACGAGCAACAACCCACTTGCACCAATTGACTTTGAGAACGCGGCAATTACCGAACACAATATGGTAAAGTCCAAACTGAGTGCGCGTATCAATTTTGCCCAGAAATATTATTCCAATCCAGATATGAAACTGAATATGGGTGACAATAAATATCCCACCTTAAATCTTTCAATTGAGAATGGAACTGCTCCCGATAATAGCCATTACGATTATACCCAATTCGAGGCTGGTTTAAGGCAGTCTCTTTTCTTAGGAAATAAGGGAGAATTAAACTATAATCTAAAAGGAGGAACCTTTGCAAACGGCGATGGAATCTCTTTTGTGGACTATAAACATTTCAACGGAAACCAAACAAGAGTGGGTACTGAATCGAATTATACGAACGTTTTCAATTTAATGCCTTACTATCAGTTCAGCACCAACAAGAGCTATTTTGAAGGACATTTGGAGCACGATTTTAAGGGTTGGGTTTTGGGAAAAATCCCAGGAATCAATCAACTTAATTTCAACTTGATCGTTGGTGCACATATTCTGGGAACTGAGGAACAAAAGCCTTATTCAGAATTTTCCGTAGGATTGGATAATGTGGGATTTGGCAATTTTAGATTTCTACGAATCGATTACGTACGTTCCTATTACAACGGCGAGAGTTTGGG includes:
- a CDS encoding DUF5686 and carboxypeptidase regulatory-like domain-containing protein, yielding MQKLLLIILFISANISAQVVGKVTDLKGEPLPYVNIYLQDSYRGTTTNDDGNYSLNISEYGEYRITFQFLGYKSVTETISPSSFPYILNVSLVEESTSLEEVVLNTKEDPAYRIIRNTIAQRKENVEKLSEFTADFYSRGLWRVKDIPKKIFGQEVGDFDGALDSTRTGIVYLSETISEIAYQKPDKFTEKVIASKVSGNDNGFSFNSAQSADLSFYENTMEINAALVSPIANNALSYYTYRLDGVFYEGSKLINKIKVIPRRPKDRVWNGFIYIVEDDWQLYGVELSTTGEAIQVPFVDNLTVKQNYKYDSQNNFWVKISQTIDFGFGLLGMKGDGQFIAVYSNYDFKPEFTKKYFTNEVLSFKEGANKKDSLFWKGIRPVPLTNEELKDYVRRDSLQVLRRSKPYMDSVDAKSNKVGIMSPLTGYTYRNSFQKWSFGYDGVLTKINFNTVQGWNANAGLTYRKWYDENQTNVFVASVKADYGLAEDRLRFDGYILRNFNWKDKLRLWVMGGSRAVQFNSSQPISPFINSISTLFFERNYMKLYELNYGRLGYSQEIFNGLHLTASSGYENRKPLFNNTDYVTIPNDDVNYTSNNPLAPIDFENAAITEHNMVKSKLSARINFAQKYYSNPDMKLNMGDNKYPTLNLSIENGTAPDNSHYDYTQFEAGLRQSLFLGNKGELNYNLKGGTFANGDGISFVDYKHFNGNQTRVGTESNYTNVFNLMPYYQFSTNKSYFEGHLEHDFKGWVLGKIPGINQLNFNLIVGAHILGTEEQKPYSEFSVGLDNVGFGNFRFLRIDYVRSYYNGESLGAFVFGLKFLNIIGM
- a CDS encoding IS1096 element passenger TnpR family protein, translating into MIYRFRIILDTDEDVFRDIEIEASNTLEDLHNAITQAFGFDGQEMASFYKSNEFWEEGDEICLFDLGDEPGQVQIMSETFIDEVVSREETKMIYIYDFLSMWTFMVELADISEIEDGIMYPNLMFAHGQIPSEAPEKEFTSERIDSDDDFDSDFNEEFDLDPEDYDSLGFDENWN
- a CDS encoding nucleoid-associated protein, which codes for MINLFGTHIASLSIHRVGNKSRNEPIFLSSEPYKLDDELNPLLKEFFLKPFREKEENYFSFYHDADLEFHELYNISSAIFENPGKIHELSKKITTHLFNQSEHPHIKNGEVYVAYLENVQLDNVKMDAIGIFKSELKQDFLQFSEKENQLDAILEHGVNLNKLDKGCIIFNSDKEEGYKILSVDSNRYDTRYWLENFLGVEALADDNFYTKKYLKFCQDFAKDVVLPAEDKKQEVMFMNRAVNHFAKNDNFEESAFMNDVIDNPDLIPEFHHYKSEKAPKYSIEDLTTFPIANTAVTAARKKIKNVINLDTNIQIKMDFINPESAEKYIEKGWDEEKEMYYYLVYFNKEQKS